Proteins from a genomic interval of Desulfofustis limnaeus:
- a CDS encoding septal ring lytic transglycosylase RlpA family protein — translation MLEFFARTGFIVRNLLVFFCFFLLLAMGATMAVASTGSGYLHPTQRPYRINNQVYYPIPTAYGFAQTGIASWYGDDFHGRPTSNGEPYDMHGMTAAHKTLPMGTMLLVKNLENGQEIVVRINDRGPFVQGRIIDLSYSAAKQLNIVGNGTANVRITALSSDKNNESQLMEMAQRFYSGDFYVQIGAFAETDNALRLQNRFLQAGHKTLIQKYEEDNGTYYRVHVYVGKTLQGAEQARTILEKRGYRNAFVIAR, via the coding sequence ATGCTTGAGTTTTTCGCCCGCACCGGTTTCATTGTACGCAACCTACTCGTTTTCTTCTGCTTCTTCCTGCTGCTCGCCATGGGAGCAACGATGGCCGTCGCCTCCACCGGCAGCGGCTACCTGCATCCAACCCAGCGCCCCTATCGCATCAACAATCAGGTCTATTACCCGATCCCGACAGCTTACGGGTTTGCGCAGACCGGTATTGCCTCCTGGTATGGTGACGACTTTCACGGACGCCCCACCTCGAACGGTGAACCATACGACATGCATGGCATGACCGCGGCGCACAAGACCCTGCCCATGGGCACGATGCTTTTGGTCAAGAATCTGGAAAACGGTCAGGAGATCGTCGTCCGGATCAACGACCGGGGGCCGTTTGTCCAAGGCCGGATCATCGATCTCAGCTATTCGGCGGCCAAACAGCTCAACATCGTCGGCAACGGTACGGCCAATGTTCGCATCACGGCGCTCAGTAGCGACAAGAACAACGAGTCGCAACTGATGGAGATGGCGCAGCGCTTCTATTCCGGTGATTTTTACGTGCAGATCGGAGCCTTCGCCGAAACCGATAACGCCCTGCGGCTGCAGAATCGCTTCCTGCAGGCGGGTCACAAGACCCTGATCCAGAAGTATGAGGAAGACAACGGCACCTACTACCGGGTGCATGTGTACGTGGGCAAGACCCTGCAAGGGGCCGAACAGGCCCGCACCATTCTCGAGAAACGCGGCTATCGCAACGCCTTCGTCATCGCCCGTTAA
- a CDS encoding phosphoribosylanthranilate isomerase codes for MRRVRIKVCGITRAEDAEAAVAAGVDALGFIFVPESPRYLSPERAAAIIACLPPFVGRVGVFRDLEEAPVRDIVDRCGLTQVQLHGSEAPTYCRALLEWRRSLSVCKALRIGGDRGVPEVNGYQGVVHSILLDTYVQGTAGGTGRVFDWTLVGSLDLRLPLILAGGLAPDNVIDALQAVHPYAIDVNSGVETSPGKKDPRLLEHLVATVRRYELAAR; via the coding sequence ATGCGACGGGTTCGTATCAAGGTGTGCGGCATCACCCGGGCCGAGGATGCCGAAGCGGCGGTGGCCGCCGGTGTCGACGCTCTTGGTTTTATCTTTGTCCCGGAAAGCCCGCGCTATCTGTCGCCCGAACGGGCAGCGGCGATAATTGCCTGCTTGCCGCCCTTTGTCGGTCGGGTCGGGGTGTTTCGCGACCTGGAGGAAGCGCCGGTGCGGGATATCGTTGATCGGTGCGGACTGACGCAGGTGCAACTGCACGGCAGCGAAGCACCGACCTATTGTCGAGCTCTGCTGGAGTGGCGCCGCAGTCTCTCCGTCTGTAAAGCGCTGCGCATCGGCGGCGACCGGGGAGTGCCTGAGGTGAACGGCTATCAGGGGGTGGTGCACAGTATCCTGCTCGATACCTATGTGCAGGGGACGGCGGGGGGAACCGGTCGGGTGTTCGACTGGACCCTGGTCGGTTCCCTCGATCTGCGTCTCCCGCTGATTTTGGCCGGAGGCCTGGCACCGGACAACGTGATTGACGCACTGCAGGCTGTTCATCCCTACGCCATCGATGTCAATTCCGGCGTGGAGACGAGTCCGGGAAAAAAGGACCCTCGGCTCCTGGAGCACCTGGTTGCGACGGTTCGCCGTTACGAATTGGCTGCTCGATGA
- the trpC gene encoding indole-3-glycerol phosphate synthase TrpC — MILDRIVARKKEEVAALRTTGIVLPHPYKEREPAPPRGFRQALLADPGVAVIAEIKKASPSKGVICADFDPVRIAVNYRDQGASALSVLTDVDFFQGSLLYLLQVREAVHLPVLRKDFIIDRMQIEEARAHGADAVLLIAAILDVEQLRDYRLYAAELGMDSLVEVHDEPEVEAAVAAGAELIGVNNRNLRDFSVDIGTTLRLKKIIPDAIPVVSESGLQSPADMELLKRQGVCAALIGESLMRAGAGSDLLHRLRGVSPAAPA, encoded by the coding sequence ATGATTCTCGATCGAATTGTCGCACGGAAAAAAGAAGAGGTGGCGGCCTTGCGCACCACCGGTATCGTCCTCCCCCATCCCTACAAAGAGCGGGAGCCTGCGCCGCCCCGGGGATTTCGGCAGGCGCTCCTGGCCGATCCGGGGGTGGCGGTGATTGCCGAAATCAAAAAGGCCTCTCCGTCCAAGGGCGTCATCTGCGCCGATTTCGATCCGGTCAGGATCGCCGTCAACTATCGGGATCAGGGGGCGAGCGCATTGTCGGTGCTCACCGATGTCGACTTTTTCCAGGGCAGTCTGCTCTACCTGCTGCAGGTTCGAGAGGCGGTGCATCTGCCTGTCTTGCGCAAGGATTTTATCATTGACCGGATGCAGATCGAAGAGGCCCGGGCCCATGGCGCCGATGCCGTGCTGCTGATCGCCGCCATCCTGGATGTGGAGCAACTCCGGGACTACCGGCTCTATGCCGCGGAGTTGGGGATGGACAGCCTGGTGGAAGTGCATGACGAGCCTGAGGTGGAGGCGGCGGTGGCGGCAGGGGCCGAGTTGATCGGGGTCAACAATCGCAACCTCAGGGATTTCAGTGTCGATATCGGCACCACGCTGCGCCTGAAAAAGATCATTCCGGATGCCATACCGGTGGTCTCCGAATCGGGCCTGCAGTCCCCGGCCGATATGGAACTCCTGAAACGCCAGGGAGTGTGTGCCGCCTTGATCGGCGAGTCGTTGATGCGCGCCGGAGCCGGCAGCGACCTCCTGCATCGATTACGGGGCGTGTCCCCGGCAGCGCCAGCGTGA